The following coding sequences lie in one Enterococcus sp. 9E7_DIV0242 genomic window:
- a CDS encoding AAA family ATPase: protein MKQIIFIGGPMGIGKTAVSKRLVKILDHSVFLDGDWCWDLHPFVANDENKQMVLKNIIFLLNSFLENTTIQTIVFCWVMHEQSIIDELLAGLTEPFLFHSFSLISDEQTLAAHFMADVHQGLRNSERLENSLARLPLYQKLDTICIDTSALSIEETADQLLHLIST, encoded by the coding sequence ATGAAACAGATTATATTTATCGGAGGCCCCATGGGCATCGGCAAAACTGCCGTCAGTAAAAGACTAGTAAAAATACTGGACCATTCAGTCTTCCTTGACGGTGACTGGTGTTGGGATCTCCATCCTTTTGTTGCGAATGACGAGAACAAACAGATGGTTTTAAAGAATATCATCTTCTTGCTTAATTCCTTTTTAGAAAACACGACGATTCAAACCATCGTATTTTGTTGGGTCATGCATGAACAGTCCATCATTGATGAACTGCTCGCCGGTTTGACTGAGCCTTTCTTATTTCATTCTTTCTCGCTAATCAGTGATGAACAGACATTAGCCGCACATTTTATGGCAGATGTCCATCAAGGGTTACGTAATTCAGAGAGATTGGAAAATAGTCTTGCAAGACTACCCCTTTATCAAAAACTTGACACAATCTGTATCGACACCTCCGCTTTATCTATAGAAGAAACAGCGGATCAATTATTACATCTTATTTCAACTTAA
- a CDS encoding nucleoside 2-deoxyribosyltransferase encodes MKIYFAGPMFAKADLLYNEYLVKEIRALDEQLDVYLPQENEAINDKAAYADSKMIALADTEKVLESDLLVAVLDGLTIDAGVASEIGVAYAKGIPVLALYTDTRQQGADNSQKLAALQETAENQFHYLNLYTVGLVKLNGAVFNTEAAFLEAIQEFIEK; translated from the coding sequence ATGAAAATTTATTTCGCCGGTCCAATGTTTGCTAAGGCTGATTTACTTTATAATGAATATTTGGTAAAAGAAATACGTGCATTGGATGAACAGCTTGATGTATACTTACCTCAAGAAAACGAGGCTATCAACGATAAGGCAGCTTATGCCGACAGTAAGATGATTGCTCTGGCAGACACGGAGAAGGTGCTCGAAAGTGATCTCTTGGTTGCTGTTCTGGATGGCTTGACTATTGATGCCGGAGTAGCCTCAGAAATAGGCGTAGCTTATGCCAAAGGAATCCCTGTATTAGCCTTGTACACAGATACCCGTCAGCAAGGAGCAGATAATTCACAAAAACTGGCTGCGCTTCAAGAAACAGCCGAAAATCAATTTCACTACCTAAATCTTTATACAGTAGGCTTGGTTAAGCTAAATGGTGCAGTATTCAATACCGAAGCGGCATTTTTAGAAGCAATACAGGAATTTATTGAAAAATAA
- a CDS encoding alpha/beta hydrolase: MIKKHDYHPDFDKISEEYAFLNTATIEDYAALNVELRKLWAANESDDEVKITKTQFESSDGYMCDIQIIEPHTLVDTKDAPCLLYYHAGAFLMTGMAHHIGLLREYALKIPCKVIYVDYRLLPEHPFPAALTDCYSLLEWAVKNAETLGIDTNRIAIGGDSAGGCMTAAVAQMARDKNGPSIVGQMMCFPTTDARMNTESMKAFTDTPIWNSTLSDSMWALYLKNGDFGTPQYVSPVEAESFENLPKAYMETAEFDCLRDEGRNYALAMKEAGVPVQLNETKRTIHCYDAEPNSSLTQENIAKRIDFLKSVLYN; encoded by the coding sequence ATGATAAAAAAACATGATTACCATCCAGATTTTGATAAAATAAGTGAGGAGTATGCCTTCCTAAATACGGCAACTATTGAGGATTATGCAGCATTGAATGTAGAGTTGCGCAAATTATGGGCAGCTAACGAAAGCGATGATGAAGTAAAGATCACTAAAACACAGTTTGAAAGCTCTGATGGCTATATGTGTGACATTCAAATCATTGAACCGCACACATTGGTAGATACTAAGGATGCCCCTTGTCTATTGTATTATCATGCTGGTGCATTTTTAATGACAGGTATGGCTCACCACATTGGTTTACTGCGTGAATATGCATTGAAAATTCCTTGCAAGGTCATCTATGTCGACTATCGCTTGTTACCAGAGCATCCATTCCCGGCAGCATTGACCGATTGCTATTCTCTTTTGGAATGGGCTGTAAAAAATGCAGAGACACTTGGCATCGATACGAATCGAATCGCTATCGGTGGCGACAGTGCTGGTGGTTGTATGACGGCAGCTGTTGCTCAAATGGCAAGAGATAAAAATGGACCATCGATCGTTGGCCAAATGATGTGCTTCCCAACAACAGATGCACGTATGAATACAGAATCAATGAAGGCATTCACGGACACACCTATTTGGAATTCTACACTTTCCGATAGTATGTGGGCACTTTATTTGAAAAATGGTGACTTTGGTACACCTCAGTATGTTTCTCCTGTCGAAGCAGAATCATTTGAAAACCTGCCTAAAGCGTATATGGAAACAGCAGAATTCGACTGTCTACGAGACGAAGGACGTAACTACGCACTGGCAATGAAAGAAGCTGGCGTACCCGTTCAATTGAACGAAACAAAACGAACGATTCATTGCTATGATGCTGAACCAAACAGCAGCCTTACGCAAGAAAATATTGCGAAAAGAATCGACTTCTTAAAGAGCGTTCTATACAACTAA
- a CDS encoding MATE family efflux transporter: MEKDLTRGEPIRKILWFMVPIFIGNLFQQFYNFADTMIVGRLLGVSELAAVGATGSLMFVVLGFTQGCGAGFSIILSQHFGSKNEKKVKESFAVSILLSLFIAVVVTVISFLSIRPLLTFMQTPPEIMELSYQYLSVIYLGSIAPFAFNLLSNMLRALGDSRTPLYFLIVASILNVFLDWFLIQIIPMGVRGAAIATVIAQVIAAMGCAWFIKYRFPLLQIRKKDFKMEQQEVRRQLALGIPMGFQYSIIGLGQVALQYSLNQLGTAAVAAFTAAGKIEFFSSMPVQALGTALATFAGQNLGAKKIERIRYAFKRLLFISLVIAIVMGAINWLFGAELIGLFVNRSENEVIDLGIQVLQVNGLSYWLLSILFICRFTLQGLGQSLIPTVSGVMELISRFVAAFLLSGQFGFFGLTLANPLAWLLAAVPLSVACFLTFRQLKSVEVGSLSVE, translated from the coding sequence ATGGAAAAGGACTTAACACGAGGAGAACCAATTAGAAAAATTTTATGGTTCATGGTACCAATTTTCATTGGTAATTTGTTTCAACAATTTTATAATTTTGCAGATACGATGATCGTCGGCCGTCTGCTTGGTGTAAGTGAATTGGCTGCTGTGGGCGCAACAGGAAGTCTGATGTTTGTTGTACTAGGCTTTACGCAAGGTTGCGGAGCAGGATTTTCAATTATTTTATCTCAGCATTTTGGTAGTAAAAATGAGAAAAAAGTCAAGGAAAGCTTTGCGGTTAGTATTTTACTGAGCTTGTTTATTGCGGTTGTTGTTACTGTGATCAGCTTTCTATCTATCCGACCACTCCTTACTTTTATGCAGACGCCACCAGAAATCATGGAGCTGTCTTATCAATACTTATCCGTTATCTATTTAGGAAGTATCGCCCCTTTTGCATTTAATCTATTAAGTAATATGCTGCGAGCCTTAGGTGACAGTCGAACCCCCCTCTATTTTCTGATCGTTGCTTCTATATTGAATGTCTTTTTGGATTGGTTTCTTATCCAAATCATTCCAATGGGGGTTCGTGGTGCCGCAATTGCAACAGTCATTGCCCAAGTTATTGCTGCAATGGGTTGCGCATGGTTCATCAAATACCGCTTTCCTTTACTGCAAATCAGGAAAAAAGATTTCAAGATGGAACAACAGGAAGTACGTAGGCAACTTGCTTTAGGCATTCCGATGGGCTTTCAGTATTCCATTATTGGCCTGGGACAAGTCGCATTACAATATTCCCTAAATCAATTAGGTACGGCAGCAGTTGCCGCATTTACTGCAGCAGGAAAAATTGAGTTTTTCTCATCCATGCCTGTTCAGGCGTTGGGAACTGCTCTCGCTACCTTTGCCGGACAAAATCTGGGGGCAAAAAAAATCGAACGCATCCGCTACGCCTTCAAGAGACTTCTTTTCATTTCATTGGTTATTGCCATAGTGATGGGGGCAATCAACTGGCTGTTCGGAGCTGAGCTGATTGGTCTGTTTGTCAATCGCAGTGAAAATGAGGTCATTGATCTAGGCATTCAAGTTCTACAAGTCAACGGTTTGAGTTACTGGCTACTTTCGATCCTGTTCATTTGCCGTTTTACACTTCAAGGCCTGGGACAAAGTCTCATTCCTACAGTATCAGGGGTGATGGAATTGATCAGTCGTTTTGTCGCGGCCTTTCTTCTGTCCGGACAGTTTGGTTTCTTCGGATTGACTTTAGCAAATCCGTTAGCATGGTTACTTGCCGCAGTTCCACTCTCGGTTGCCTGTTTCCTAACCTTCCGTCAACTAAAATCCGTTGAAGTCGGTTCCTTATCTGTTGAATGA
- a CDS encoding TMEM175 family protein — MEKMKERIVAFGDAIIAIIITIIVLELPIKLSAAGEVDMYILFRSIGIYFISFCFVADLWYQGAQKFNQIKKVKNKDFVIYMLFLFTLSLVPTFTRLLIEDTNRQVVFFYGILSFIVTFLWTRLVYSLGKQIEEKDRMPEFFRQRENKRQKVLLGFRLVLLVIAYFSPRLGLVVYLALPIIGFMQNIIDKEEDRYVSQMNEEQKDYYVDDLRRDRGSNVRKYMELLRSSLGDDSKSKTDKQQWWVNFNDQWKNELERQSEALDEKIKNAANPSEKQRFEREKQRLLMEQQKIQRIRNRTNERINHSRGK; from the coding sequence ATGGAAAAAATGAAGGAGAGAATCGTTGCGTTTGGAGATGCAATTATTGCAATAATTATTACGATCATTGTGTTGGAGTTACCCATCAAGCTCTCAGCGGCGGGTGAAGTAGATATGTACATCCTTTTTCGCTCCATTGGTATCTATTTTATCAGCTTCTGTTTCGTTGCTGATTTGTGGTATCAAGGAGCACAAAAATTTAATCAAATCAAAAAGGTAAAAAACAAGGATTTTGTTATCTATATGCTATTTCTTTTTACGCTATCCTTAGTTCCTACATTTACTCGATTGTTGATTGAAGATACAAATCGACAGGTCGTTTTTTTCTATGGAATCCTGAGCTTTATTGTGACATTTTTATGGACACGTCTTGTTTATTCTTTAGGGAAACAAATAGAAGAGAAAGATCGAATGCCTGAATTTTTCCGCCAACGTGAAAATAAGCGGCAGAAGGTCTTACTGGGGTTCCGTTTGGTTCTGCTAGTGATCGCTTATTTCTCGCCTAGATTAGGTTTAGTTGTTTATTTGGCATTGCCAATCATTGGCTTTATGCAAAATATTATCGATAAAGAAGAAGACCGTTATGTGTCACAAATGAATGAGGAACAAAAAGATTACTATGTTGATGATCTACGAAGGGATCGCGGGAGTAATGTTCGAAAGTATATGGAACTACTGCGTTCTTCTCTGGGCGATGACTCGAAAAGTAAGACAGACAAGCAACAGTGGTGGGTCAACTTCAATGATCAATGGAAAAATGAGCTGGAAAGGCAATCTGAAGCGTTGGATGAAAAAATAAAAAACGCAGCGAATCCATCAGAAAAGCAGCGCTTTGAAAGAGAAAAACAACGTCTGCTGATGGAACAACAGAAAATCCAGCGAATAAGAAATAGAACCAATGAGCGAATCAATCATTCAAGAGGTAAATAA
- a CDS encoding ISL3 family transposase — MDKNTRLLLGLTDKHLSFGEDWLEYRHLKGVEAQVIKATLTYIPTHCKNCGIKNQGQIIKNGYHRTHTQLPAFNGRLTLLELRRSRFRCHECHSTFHAQTELVEEHHHLSKQLCLQIILDLKKNVSRKEIAQKHFVSDVTVLRLMEELAASYSPNWRFLPKILCIDEFQSMKSCEGAMSFICVNGETNKILEVLEDRRLTHLTRHFMRYTKEARENVKYLVMDMNASYDQLLKSVFPNAQLVTDRFHIVQQMNRALNQLRIKTMNAFRHSSPQEQKQYRRLKRYWKLLLKDSVELDSQHRPYHSLFKRPLTQTDIVDELLSYDSTLRIAYDTIQFLKYAFTHREAKRFFEELDTLDPRLPFWFKKKLRFFKKHKQGITNAFSFSFSNGITEGLNNKIKVIKRIAYGYRNFYHFRSRIYIIQGLVFSQD; from the coding sequence ATGGATAAGAATACCAGATTATTGCTTGGACTAACAGATAAACATCTCTCCTTTGGAGAGGATTGGCTTGAATACAGACACCTAAAAGGGGTTGAAGCTCAGGTCATCAAAGCAACACTTACGTATATACCTACACATTGCAAAAACTGTGGGATAAAAAATCAAGGGCAGATCATCAAAAATGGTTACCATCGGACACACACTCAATTACCTGCATTTAATGGTCGTCTGACTTTATTGGAACTGAGACGTTCGCGCTTTCGTTGTCATGAGTGTCACTCAACTTTTCACGCTCAGACAGAGTTAGTTGAAGAACACCATCATTTATCAAAGCAACTCTGTCTCCAAATCATACTTGATTTAAAGAAAAATGTTTCTAGGAAAGAGATTGCCCAAAAACATTTCGTTTCAGACGTGACGGTTCTTCGCTTAATGGAGGAGCTAGCTGCTTCTTATTCTCCAAATTGGCGATTTCTTCCAAAGATTTTATGTATTGATGAATTCCAATCAATGAAATCTTGCGAAGGGGCCATGAGTTTTATTTGTGTTAATGGAGAAACCAACAAGATTCTTGAAGTACTTGAAGACCGTCGACTGACGCACTTAACCCGACACTTTATGCGATACACAAAAGAAGCCCGAGAAAACGTAAAGTACCTAGTCATGGACATGAATGCGAGCTATGATCAATTACTCAAGTCCGTGTTTCCAAATGCCCAACTCGTTACTGACCGATTTCACATTGTCCAACAAATGAATCGAGCATTAAATCAACTACGGATAAAGACAATGAATGCCTTTCGGCATTCCTCACCACAAGAACAGAAGCAATACCGTCGACTCAAACGGTATTGGAAGTTACTTCTAAAAGATTCAGTTGAATTGGATAGTCAACATCGTCCCTATCATTCACTATTCAAACGTCCATTAACTCAGACAGACATTGTCGATGAATTACTTAGCTACGATTCAACCTTGCGTATTGCTTACGATACCATTCAGTTTCTTAAATATGCCTTTACTCATCGCGAAGCTAAGCGTTTCTTTGAAGAACTTGATACACTAGATCCCCGACTGCCTTTCTGGTTCAAAAAGAAGTTGAGATTCTTCAAGAAGCACAAGCAAGGAATTACCAATGCGTTCAGTTTTTCTTTTTCTAATGGGATTACAGAAGGGTTGAATAACAAGATTAAGGTAATCAAACGGATTGCTTATGGCTACCGTAATTTCTATCATTTTCGTTCTCGTATTTATATTATTCAAGGTCTTGTTTTTTCTCAAGATTAA
- the clpB gene encoding ATP-dependent chaperone ClpB, with the protein MKIEKMTTTLQEAIAEAQQIAVTRRHQEIDIAHLWKIFLQPNHFVRNFYTDAGLDVDAFEREVDLALDEYPSIEGGNVQYGQTMSQNLFSLFSEGDKLREAFQDEFLSTEIVVLALMKLKNYRLTKYLQRQGITEKELRKNIEDMRGGEKVTSQNQEEQYKALEKYGVDLVQQVRSGKQDPIIGRDEEIRDVIRILSRKTKNNPVLMGEPGVGKTAIVEGLAQRIVRKDVPENLKDKTIFSLDMGALIAGAKFRGEFEERLKGVLKEVKKSDGRIILFIDEIHNIVGAGKTEGSMDAGNLLKPMLARGELHLIGATTLDEYRQYMEKDKALERRFQKVLVKEPTVEDTISILRGLKERFEIHHRVNIHDNALVAAATLSDRYITDRFLPDKAIDLVDEASATIRVEMNSMPTELDQVTRRLMQLEIEEAALKKESDDASKKRLSNLQEELADLREEANSMKLQWETEKEEANAVSNKRAEIDKAKHELEDAENNYDLERAAVLRHGTIPDLENELKELEEKNQSNNVKMVQEAVTENEIAMVVGRLTGIPVTKLVEGEREKLMKLNETLHKRVIGQHEAVDAVSDAVIRSRAGLQDPNRPLGSFLFLGPTGVGKTELAKALAENLFDSEDHMVRIDMSEYMEKHSVSRLVGAPPGYVGYEEGGQLTEAVRRNPYTIVLLDEIEKAHPDVFNILLQVLDDGRLTDSKGRVVDFKNTVLIMTSNIGSQLLLEGVTADGEIPEVVEEQVRTILRGNFKPEFLNRIDDTILFTPLSLDNVKGIIMKMTAQLSKRLEHQEIELVISDDAKNWIAQQAYDPAYGARPLKRFLTKEVETPLAKEIVSGRVMPKTKVTVTLLNDQLVFENEAIEEVVVTK; encoded by the coding sequence ATGAAGATTGAAAAAATGACTACGACTTTGCAGGAAGCAATTGCTGAAGCACAACAGATCGCTGTTACCCGTCGTCACCAGGAAATAGATATAGCTCACCTGTGGAAAATATTTTTACAGCCCAATCATTTTGTACGTAACTTTTATACGGATGCCGGCTTGGATGTCGATGCTTTTGAACGAGAGGTCGATTTGGCACTGGATGAATACCCAAGTATTGAGGGTGGAAATGTTCAGTATGGTCAGACAATGAGTCAGAATTTGTTTAGCTTGTTCAGCGAAGGGGATAAATTGAGAGAAGCCTTTCAAGATGAATTTCTTTCAACAGAAATTGTTGTATTGGCGCTGATGAAGCTGAAAAATTATCGATTGACGAAATATTTGCAACGTCAGGGAATAACAGAAAAAGAATTGAGAAAAAATATTGAAGATATGAGAGGTGGGGAAAAAGTGACTTCTCAAAATCAGGAAGAACAATATAAAGCATTGGAAAAATATGGTGTGGACTTGGTTCAACAGGTCAGAAGTGGCAAACAAGATCCAATCATTGGTCGTGACGAGGAAATCCGTGATGTGATCCGTATTTTATCCAGAAAAACGAAGAACAACCCTGTTTTGATGGGTGAACCAGGTGTCGGTAAGACCGCAATCGTTGAAGGCTTAGCGCAGCGGATCGTGCGTAAGGATGTACCCGAAAACTTGAAAGATAAGACCATTTTTTCTTTAGATATGGGTGCGCTGATTGCCGGGGCTAAATTCCGTGGAGAGTTCGAAGAACGATTAAAGGGTGTTTTGAAGGAAGTGAAAAAGAGTGATGGCCGTATCATTCTTTTCATTGATGAGATTCATAATATTGTTGGCGCAGGAAAGACGGAAGGCAGTATGGATGCCGGAAATCTCTTGAAGCCAATGCTTGCTCGTGGCGAGTTACATTTGATTGGTGCGACAACTCTTGATGAGTACCGTCAATACATGGAAAAGGACAAAGCGTTGGAACGTCGTTTCCAAAAGGTGTTGGTGAAAGAGCCGACGGTTGAAGATACAATCAGTATTTTGAGAGGCTTGAAAGAACGCTTTGAAATCCATCACAGGGTAAACATCCATGACAATGCTTTAGTTGCAGCGGCGACTCTCTCAGATCGTTATATCACAGACCGGTTTTTACCGGATAAAGCAATTGATTTAGTGGATGAAGCGAGTGCAACGATTCGAGTAGAAATGAATTCAATGCCGACAGAGTTGGATCAAGTGACGCGGCGTTTGATGCAGCTGGAGATCGAAGAAGCTGCGTTGAAAAAAGAATCAGATGATGCTAGTAAAAAACGTCTGAGTAATCTCCAAGAAGAGCTGGCGGATTTGAGAGAAGAAGCCAATAGTATGAAGCTGCAGTGGGAGACAGAAAAAGAGGAAGCCAACGCTGTCAGCAACAAGCGTGCAGAAATCGATAAAGCAAAGCATGAGCTAGAGGATGCAGAAAACAACTATGATTTGGAGCGAGCAGCTGTCTTACGGCATGGAACGATTCCGGATTTGGAAAACGAACTGAAGGAACTGGAAGAGAAGAATCAATCGAACAACGTCAAAATGGTGCAGGAAGCTGTGACGGAAAATGAGATTGCGATGGTTGTTGGACGGTTAACTGGAATTCCAGTAACGAAGTTGGTTGAAGGCGAACGGGAAAAATTAATGAAGCTGAATGAGACGCTTCATAAACGGGTGATTGGTCAACATGAAGCAGTTGACGCTGTCAGTGATGCAGTGATTCGCTCCCGAGCAGGACTTCAAGATCCAAACAGACCGTTGGGCTCGTTCTTATTCCTTGGTCCAACGGGTGTAGGTAAAACAGAACTTGCTAAAGCCTTGGCAGAAAACTTATTTGATTCAGAAGATCATATGGTTCGTATCGATATGAGCGAATATATGGAGAAGCATAGTGTTTCTCGTTTGGTCGGTGCGCCTCCAGGCTATGTAGGGTATGAGGAAGGCGGTCAGCTAACGGAGGCTGTACGCAGAAATCCTTACACAATCGTTTTGCTGGATGAGATTGAAAAAGCACATCCTGATGTGTTCAATATTCTGCTTCAAGTGCTAGATGATGGTCGCTTGACTGACTCTAAAGGAAGAGTGGTAGATTTCAAAAATACTGTTCTGATCATGACCAGTAATATTGGGTCACAGCTTTTGCTAGAAGGAGTGACTGCTGATGGTGAGATACCGGAAGTTGTAGAAGAACAGGTCAGAACCATTCTAAGAGGCAATTTCAAGCCGGAATTCTTGAATAGAATTGATGATACGATCTTGTTCACGCCATTGAGCTTGGATAATGTTAAAGGAATCATCATGAAGATGACGGCTCAGCTATCCAAACGTTTGGAACATCAGGAAATCGAGTTGGTGATTTCCGATGATGCGAAGAATTGGATTGCGCAGCAAGCGTATGATCCGGCATATGGCGCACGGCCATTAAAACGATTCCTGACAAAAGAAGTCGAAACACCATTGGCGAAGGAAATTGTGTCAGGCCGAGTTATGCCAAAAACGAAAGTGACTGTTACATTGCTAAATGATCAGTTAGTTTTTGAAAATGAAGCGATTGAAGAAGTCGTTGTCACCAAATAA
- the dnaI gene encoding primosomal protein DnaI: MEDVGKEMSKIIRSRELNDRFNELIQTVMDDSDVKKFIADHREQLTDEDIEKSYSKLYEFVQEKKKFHLNDPSMIAPGYEPRLTLNFHYIDVTYVPTEILIAKQKEEELRKRVSAVTMPKDVRQATFAKFDRSSSGRFEALSEATKFIDAYVSNPREFHKGLYLQGTFGVGKSYLLGAVANELAKDGVLTTIIHFPTFTVEMKQAIAKDLVGVKLDAVKKAPVLMIDDIGAESMTSWIRDDVLSVILQYRMQEQLVTFFSSNLDMRALEEHLTISQRGEQEPLKAKRLMERIRYLAKEITLSGQDRRNG; encoded by the coding sequence ATGGAAGATGTAGGAAAAGAAATGTCAAAAATCATCCGAAGCAGAGAACTGAATGATCGTTTTAACGAGTTGATTCAAACTGTGATGGATGATTCAGATGTAAAAAAATTCATTGCCGATCATCGAGAGCAACTGACAGATGAGGATATTGAGAAGAGTTATTCAAAGCTGTATGAGTTTGTACAGGAGAAAAAGAAGTTTCATTTGAACGATCCTTCAATGATTGCACCTGGCTATGAACCTAGATTGACCTTGAATTTCCATTATATTGACGTCACATATGTTCCGACTGAGATACTTATTGCAAAACAGAAAGAGGAAGAATTGCGCAAACGTGTCAGTGCAGTAACGATGCCTAAAGATGTTCGTCAAGCTACTTTTGCTAAATTTGACCGATCGTCAAGTGGACGTTTTGAAGCATTAAGCGAAGCAACAAAATTTATTGATGCGTATGTATCCAATCCTCGTGAGTTTCATAAAGGGCTATATTTACAAGGAACCTTTGGTGTAGGGAAATCCTACCTTTTAGGTGCAGTGGCCAATGAGTTGGCGAAAGATGGCGTTTTGACAACGATCATTCATTTTCCAACATTTACTGTTGAGATGAAGCAGGCGATTGCCAAAGATCTTGTGGGTGTAAAACTCGATGCGGTAAAGAAAGCACCAGTTTTGATGATCGATGATATTGGTGCTGAATCAATGACGAGCTGGATTAGAGATGATGTGTTAAGTGTGATTCTCCAGTACCGTATGCAGGAGCAGTTGGTAACCTTCTTCTCCTCCAATTTGGATATGAGAGCTTTAGAGGAGCACTTGACCATATCTCAACGTGGTGAACAGGAACCTTTGAAGGCGAAGCGTCTGATGGAGCGTATCCGTTATTTGGCGAAGGAAATTACCTTGAGTGGACAAGACCGTAGGAATGGTTAA
- a CDS encoding replication initiation and membrane attachment family protein, producing the protein MKNNRKEIQPKQVFKVLVNRPFSDQEKEILTFLYQPIVGASAYSLFLTLLSEVHSSGLSEALFHKDLILLLDMGSRQLEEARAKLEGIGLLDTFVKEEPELGLTYIYRLNQPENTESFFKDEILSLTLFNRVGEKKFDQLFDRFRPEYFPLNGYENISSGFKEVYSFREEQLITEGSRLQAIKSAFDDPVTKRTLSVVDPTLFDWDFFLLQLEHFGLKLPKDANGLKEEIYLYNRMYGTDELEMLEFVKSSFDYHTNEINRRALRQVVDRSYRENRQQKHSQVRRNEQVALTEEEQRSYRFNSLKKDGFSDADIRSIIDSESIPPLRYLAAVQKETGGFGTGQEERIVENLVKRSGLPNSVINILISYVLIIQKQPTLTSSYVNTIANDWAKKGIFSPEKAMTYLKEKQADNQKKRQNKNFSSNKRQQVVRQEKLPDWVDNPVPEEKLSKEVQEKLDREMEEFLRRRGE; encoded by the coding sequence GTGAAAAACAACAGGAAAGAGATCCAACCAAAACAGGTGTTTAAGGTATTAGTCAATCGTCCTTTTTCTGATCAGGAAAAAGAAATTTTAACTTTTTTATACCAGCCAATTGTAGGCGCTAGTGCGTATAGTCTGTTTTTAACTCTACTGTCAGAAGTTCATTCCTCAGGCTTAAGTGAAGCGTTGTTTCATAAGGACCTGATTCTATTATTGGATATGGGGAGTCGACAGCTAGAAGAAGCACGGGCCAAATTAGAAGGTATCGGATTACTGGATACCTTTGTTAAAGAAGAACCTGAGTTAGGTTTGACTTATATATATCGTTTGAATCAACCGGAAAACACGGAAAGTTTTTTTAAAGATGAAATTCTGTCATTGACGCTTTTTAATCGGGTTGGAGAAAAGAAATTCGATCAATTGTTTGATCGCTTCCGACCAGAATATTTCCCGTTGAACGGCTATGAAAATATTTCCTCTGGGTTTAAAGAGGTTTATTCGTTCAGAGAGGAACAGCTAATTACAGAAGGTTCTCGCTTGCAAGCTATCAAAAGCGCCTTTGATGATCCTGTGACCAAACGAACGCTTTCGGTCGTTGATCCTACGTTGTTTGACTGGGACTTCTTTCTATTGCAGCTCGAACATTTTGGTCTTAAGCTGCCTAAAGACGCTAATGGTTTGAAAGAAGAAATCTACCTTTATAACCGCATGTACGGAACAGATGAGTTGGAAATGTTGGAATTTGTAAAATCCTCTTTTGATTACCATACCAATGAAATCAATCGAAGAGCTTTGCGACAGGTTGTTGATCGTTCGTATCGTGAGAATCGACAACAAAAGCACAGCCAAGTACGAAGAAATGAACAGGTTGCTTTGACAGAGGAGGAGCAACGTTCTTATCGTTTTAATTCATTGAAAAAAGATGGGTTTTCAGATGCTGATATTCGTTCAATCATTGATAGTGAAAGTATTCCTCCGTTGCGGTATTTAGCAGCTGTTCAGAAAGAAACTGGCGGATTTGGGACAGGACAAGAAGAGAGGATCGTTGAAAATCTGGTTAAGCGTTCCGGCTTACCAAATAGTGTGATCAATATCTTGATTTCGTATGTGCTGATCATCCAAAAACAGCCGACTCTCACAAGCAGTTATGTCAATACCATTGCCAATGACTGGGCGAAAAAAGGGATTTTTTCACCGGAAAAAGCGATGACGTATCTAAAAGAAAAACAAGCAGACAATCAAAAGAAACGACAGAACAAAAACTTTTCATCGAATAAACGCCAGCAAGTCGTGCGACAGGAAAAGCTGCCGGATTGGGTCGATAATCCAGTGCCGGAAGAAAAATTGTCAAAAGAAGTACAGGAAAAGCTGGATAGAGAAATGGAAGAATTTTTACGGAGACGAGGTGAGTGA